From the Hordeum vulgare subsp. vulgare chromosome 1H, MorexV3_pseudomolecules_assembly, whole genome shotgun sequence genome, the window CAACAAGTGCCCAAACGCACTTCGCCATATTGCACTCAAGCAAAGAGTGTCTCGAGGAGTCAGCCGCGCCACAAAGAGCACAAAGTGGTAGTAGTGAACATATTCCTATAAGCCCGTACGTCCTCGGTTGGCAATGAATGTTTAGCTAATCTCCAAAGGAACATACATATTTTTCCTGGTATTGGCATTTTTCATAATAGTTTCCACGATGCCACATCTCTAACAGTATTGGAGGAACCCGCCGAACCATTGATCCAAACTTCCCGCCTGCACTTTGTAGTGACCATCATCTTGTACACTGATCTCACAATGTAGCACCCATTTTTCTCAAAGTGCCACATCCAGCCATCTTCTACCTCAGTTGTACAGATTGGGATATTAAGAACAGATGGAAAATCTTTGAATCCCAAGCCACCCATTATATTTTGAttgcttcctctttttttttgagAATTGTGTCATAGTGCAGAACGTCTCGTTCAGCGAGTtagttagggtgtgtttggttggagggataggCTAGGGTGGTGGTGGGTATCCCCAACCAGATGGCTGGGGATagcctttttttttgtttggttggaaGGGTAGGGTTatcctctttttttgtttggttgggaggATGGAATCCTGCTGCGTCGGCCTCCTCCCGCGCCGGCTGCCACCCACGTCGACCGCGTCGGCCACCTCCaccagcgccccccccccccccccccgcgtcggCAGCCTCCACCCGCGTCGGCCGCCTCCCGCGCCCTGCCGCGTCGGCCGTCCGAGAGTGGTTGCCATCGCCCGTCCGTTTTTGACGGTTGGCCACATCCCTTTTTTGGAGAATATTCCCAGCATCTGGTTGACTCTATCCCTCCTTGCCCCAGATCCAAACGCATGACAACCACAGAAAAAAATGATTATCCCTGTTCCTCGAAGGATATCCGTCCAACCAAACACACCTTAATGGGCCGCGAGCACTAAAGTCTGCGCGAGCCCGTGTTTCAACCTGGAAAAAAGTCCAGAATCCAGGCCCGTGTTTCACCGTCGTGCTCTAGGCCTCCACCGCTGTTGCCCGCCCGCCGCACGCGCCGCGCCGCTCCACGGCGGAACAAACCGCGGCCGCccgccctccccctcccctcccctcccccccacgGCAGCCGACCGCACCACCACCGACCACCGACCGCCTCGCGCCGCCCGAATGGCGGAAAACCCCACCATGCCATCCCCGCCACGCGCGCGCTGCCATCCGCTCCCACCACCGGCCGCGCGCGTCGCTCGCGCCCGCCCACCCACCGCCGCGGCAACCGCAACGAAGCCAGCCCCCCCTCCCCCTCGTCCTATTTCGCCATGCCACCCCCACCACCGAcctgcctcccctctcctctccttctccggcTTCCGGCGGCTAAGGGCCCTCGCTGCACGGCCGCACCACACACCGCGTCGCGCTACCCGCATCAGGCCCTCCCCGTCGCGGCGCAGCTCACGCCCCCCCACGGCACCGAGGGCGCGCGCCCGACGACGCggagtagcagcagcaggaggcggaggagggggtTAAGAGCGAACGGGCGGCCCCGGCGCGGCGTGACCCCCTCCGGCCTCCGACCATGCTGCAGCGCGCGGCGGGCAACGCCTACTCCTGGTGGTGGGCGTCCCACATCCGCACCAGCCAGTCCAAATGGCTCGACGCCACCCTCCACGGTACGCATTCCATTCCCCATCTCCGGCGTGGCGCGTCGCGCGGTTGCGGGTTTGCGAAACTCTGGCTGTGACAATGCTGTATCTGCACCGTGCGTGCAGAGATGGAGGACAGGGTGAAGCTCATGATCAAGCTCATCGGGGCGGACGCCGACACCTTCGGCAAGAAGGCAGAGCTCTACTTCAGGAGCCGGCCGGAGCTCATCAGCAACGTTGAGGATATGTTCAGATCCTACCAAGCGCTGGCCGACAGGTTCGACCGGATATCTAGCGAGCTGCACAAGGCCAACCACACCATTGCCACCGTTTTCCCAGATCATGTCCAGTTGTCCATGCAAGAGGGTGACACTGAAGGACTCCCCAAGGCAATTACAAGTATTGATCTCATCAACTACAAATTCCCTGCTCTGGAAGGTTTGCCCATGGGCTCACGGGTCACAAGCCGGGGATCGAGCCCTGTCCCCAAGAGGACCCAGACGCACCGGAGAGCCGCCTcccacatgaacaaggacagggcGCTGGAAGAGATAGACAAGCTGCAGAAGCAAATCCTGGTGCTGCAGACCGAGAAGGAGTTCTTGAAGACCTCTTATGACAGTGCACTGGGCAAGTATCTAGACATTGAAAGGCAGGTGGCCGAGTTGCAGGAGGAAGTTTGCGGCTTGCAAGATACTTTTAGCACTAGCTCGGGCATTGAAGACAATGATGCCCGAGCACTGATGGCTGCACGAGCCCTTATGTCTTGTGAGCAAACATTGGTTAACTTGCAGGGCCAGCAAAAGAGGTCATCTAAAGAGGCGAGGACTGAATTTCAAAGATTCAAAGAGGCAAAGGAGGAACTCAAAACCTTCAAGGCTGAGTGTGGGCAGCCCCAGACGGAAAATGACGGGCCCCATCACCATGAAACAGGACTTACCCAAGCACTGCCACTTGTGGATGGTGACAAGTCTGTTCAGAACGAGGCTAAGCTTGACCTGCAGGAAGTATGCCAAAAAATCAAACAACTAATTGAATTGCGCCCAGAGGCATCAGTGTCAGACATAGCGGAAAAGGTTGATCAACTTGTGGAGAAGGTAGTCAACCTGGAGCTCGCTACTACGTCGCAGAATGCTCAGATCGATagaatgaaatctgagatagatgaCTTTCACAAGCGCATGCATGCCTTGGAGGAAGAGAAGGCGGCTTTGGTTGTTGATTCCAGTAAGTTGGCCGACAGGTTGAAGCAAGTTGAGGTGGTGCTACAAATTGTCCAACAAATTGGTAGGTCCATACAACATGGTACCGAGAATATTCGTAAAGAAATGACTGAAGCTTGCAGTGAACTTGCTGAGTTTGTGGAAACATTGAACTCTCCTGAGTCTCAAAACTCCAATATTCTGGGTTCGTCCAAAAAGGGCTCGGAGGATCTTGTGGTGCGGGAACAGCTTGTTGCTAATAGATCGGAAGGCGAGGATAATATTTTATCAGAAGATTATGCATCTGTGCTTCAGACCTACAAAGATACAGAGCAACAACTTTCTGAAATCGAGAAGGAAAACCAAAAGTATCATACTGAGGCGATATCAGAGCTGAAGGAACTGAAGAGCTCGAATACAATGAAAGACAAGGAGATCCATTCTCTTCGCCGCATGCTAAGTTCTTTGCAGAGAAAGATGGATGGTTCTGATCCGGAGAGCGTGGAGACGTCTGAAGAAACATCCAAAATAAGCAGCACCCCTACAACTGAAGACAAAGAGATTGCTGAGGTAGATGAATACATTAAGCAATGCCAAGCTGAAGAACCACTTGAGTACTCAGTTGGGGAGGAAAAATTTAGAGCAGAGATCGACAAGGTGTTGGAGCAGACCATGGACTTCTGGCTGAGGTTTAGCACATCGTACCATCAAATACGACATTTCCAAACAGCATTTGACAGGCTAAAAGCCGAGATGGTCAAGTTGGCCGATGCACAGGCACAGGGTGCTGCAGATGGAATCCCTACTAATCATCAGGTAGCAAAGCTGGAGTCGGCTGTTTTAGAAAAGAAATTTCGGGATTTGAATACAGATCTTCAAGTTTGGATGGAAAAGAATGTGCTACTAAAAGGAGAGCTGGAGAACAGGTTCTCTTCACTGTGCAACATACAAGAGGATATATCAAAGATCACAATTCTGGATAAAGATGGTGAAGATCACTTCACCCTCATCCAAGCTGCAAAGTTCCAAGGAGAGGTTCTTAATATGAAACAAGAGAATAACAAAGTTGCTAAAGAGCTAGAAGCTGGGCTGGACCACGTAAGAGGTCTCCAAGTGGAGGTTGGAAGGGAGCTCTTGAAACTCCGGGAGAATCTTGAGTTATCTATAGCAAGAAGCAACCGCGCTCAGCAGAACTTTCGAGCCCTGTCAACAAAAGCTGG encodes:
- the LOC123414578 gene encoding protein NETWORKED 2A-like, which encodes MLQRAAGNAYSWWWASHIRTSQSKWLDATLHEMEDRVKLMIKLIGADADTFGKKAELYFRSRPELISNVEDMFRSYQALADRFDRISSELHKANHTIATVFPDHVQLSMQEGDTEGLPKAITSIDLINYKFPALEGLPMGSRVTSRGSSPVPKRTQTHRRAASHMNKDRALEEIDKLQKQILVLQTEKEFLKTSYDSALGKYLDIERQVAELQEEVCGLQDTFSTSSGIEDNDARALMAARALMSCEQTLVNLQGQQKRSSKEARTEFQRFKEAKEELKTFKAECGQPQTENDGPHHHETGLTQALPLVDGDKSVQNEAKLDLQEVCQKIKQLIELRPEASVSDIAEKVDQLVEKVVNLELATTSQNAQIDRMKSEIDDFHKRMHALEEEKAALVVDSSKLADRLKQVEVVLQIVQQIGRSIQHGTENIRKEMTEACSELAEFVETLNSPESQNSNILGSSKKGSEDLVVREQLVANRSEGEDNILSEDYASVLQTYKDTEQQLSEIEKENQKYHTEAISELKELKSSNTMKDKEIHSLRRMLSSLQRKMDGSDPESVETSEETSKISSTPTTEDKEIAEVDEYIKQCQAEEPLEYSVGEEKFRAEIDKVLEQTMDFWLRFSTSYHQIRHFQTAFDRLKAEMVKLADAQAQGAADGIPTNHQVAKLESAVLEKKFRDLNTDLQVWMEKNVLLKGELENRFSSLCNIQEDISKITILDKDGEDHFTLIQAAKFQGEVLNMKQENNKVAKELEAGLDHVRGLQVEVGRELLKLRENLELSIARSNRAQQNFRALSTKAGVPLRTFLFGAKPKKASLFSCMGPGMHKQYGSSKSGHR